One stretch of Aphis gossypii isolate Hap1 unplaced genomic scaffold, ASM2018417v2 Contig01105, whole genome shotgun sequence DNA includes these proteins:
- the LOC126555794 gene encoding uncharacterized protein LOC126555794, translating to MFTGRKKDAIWKYFTEVKTDSKTLKVKCVNCQTQMSALVARMKTHFNKNCPGAGSSNNGDVDTPSFSNADISTVQYLNTTSVQGIPINMSSRNEPIKTIQVLPSLNQFVVRTTQADKHNLDIQVARFIYATNTAFRAVEHVEFVKLVNMLRPGYVPPNRHSISNELLNQVYDSLTSLVKKELQGKTVCMAL from the exons ATGTTTACGGGAAGAAAAAAAGATGccatttggaaatattttactgaagTAAAGACAGATTCCAAAACATTGAAAGTCAAGTGTGTTAACTGTCAAACACAAATGTCAGCTTTAGTGGCAAGAatgaaaacacattttaataaaaattgtcctGGAGCTGGAAGTTCAAACAATGGAGATGTTGATACTCCATCGTTTTCaa aTGCTGATATTTCAAccgttcaatatttaaataccacaTCAGTTCAAGGAATTCCAATAAACATGTCTAGCAGAAATGAACCAATAAAGACTATTCAGGTGTTACCATCATTGAATCAATTTGTTGTACGAACAACACAAGCtgataaacataatttggATATTCAAGTTGCACGCTTTATTTATGCTACAAATACTGCTTTCCGTGCAGTTGAACATGTAGAGTTTGTCAAATTGGTGAATATGTTACGCCCTGGTTATGTTCCTCCAAATAGGCATAGTATCtccaatgaattattaaatcaagttTATGATTCTCTCACTAGTTTGGTTAAAAAAGAGTTGCAAGGAAAGACAGTATGTATGGCATTGTGA